Proteins encoded in a region of the Microbacterium neungamense genome:
- a CDS encoding PadR family transcriptional regulator: MEEADFDGHLQELRRGTIVLASLQLLREPGYGYGLLEQLSAAGFPTDANTLYPLLRRLEKQGYLDSAWNTDEARPRKFYRTSASGIRLAETLTRELAAIASASAALAETTRRRGADNTGADAIGAEKTRAEKEK; the protein is encoded by the coding sequence ATGGAAGAGGCGGATTTCGACGGACACCTGCAGGAGCTGCGGCGGGGCACGATCGTGCTGGCCAGCCTCCAGCTGCTGCGCGAGCCGGGGTACGGCTACGGGCTGCTGGAGCAGCTCAGCGCGGCGGGTTTCCCCACCGACGCGAACACGCTCTACCCGCTGCTGCGCCGGCTCGAGAAGCAGGGGTACCTCGACAGCGCCTGGAACACGGACGAGGCGAGACCCCGCAAGTTCTACCGCACCTCGGCGTCCGGAATCCGCCTCGCCGAGACCCTGACCCGGGAGCTTGCGGCCATCGCATCGGCATCCGCCGCGCTCGCCGAGACGACCCGCCGCCGGGGTGCCGACAACACCGGTGCCGACGCGATCGGCGCCGAGAAGACCCGCGCCGAGAAGGAGAAGTGA
- a CDS encoding permease prefix domain 1-containing protein translates to MPTTLTERYIAATIRSLPPSAQDDVRAELEASIADAVEARVEQGESPADAERAVLSGLGDPAVLAAGYADRPLHLIGPRYYLVWWRLLRLLLWIVTPLAMGAVLLARLLTDATAGEAIAASVTTGIGVIVHIAFWTTLVFVLLERRGAETGVTWDIDRLPEPPQNASGRTDLIGSLVFLAIAAGAVLWDAVRGFVRVDGEAMPILDPALWPWGVTALLVLLVAEAALAVRVYLAGRWTVPLAVVNTVLAVAFAVPVMVLLLQGRIVNPEFVRYLVESGAEDAGASAGGIVATVAVIVGVVIVGGALWDIVDGWRKALSARSPAPAAPRREAVPN, encoded by the coding sequence ATGCCCACGACCCTCACCGAGCGGTACATCGCCGCCACCATCCGCAGCCTGCCGCCGTCCGCCCAGGACGACGTGCGCGCCGAGCTCGAGGCGTCCATCGCCGACGCCGTGGAGGCGCGTGTGGAGCAGGGGGAGAGCCCCGCCGACGCCGAGCGCGCGGTGCTGAGCGGACTCGGCGACCCGGCCGTCCTCGCCGCCGGCTACGCCGACCGGCCGCTGCACCTCATCGGACCCCGGTACTACCTGGTGTGGTGGCGTCTGCTGAGGCTGCTGCTGTGGATCGTCACCCCGCTGGCGATGGGCGCCGTGCTGCTGGCGCGGCTGCTCACCGACGCCACCGCGGGGGAGGCCATCGCCGCCTCGGTGACGACCGGCATCGGCGTCATCGTGCACATCGCCTTCTGGACGACGCTGGTGTTCGTCCTCCTGGAACGCCGCGGCGCGGAGACGGGCGTCACGTGGGACATCGACCGGCTGCCGGAGCCGCCGCAGAACGCGAGCGGCCGGACGGACCTGATCGGCTCGCTGGTGTTCCTCGCCATCGCCGCCGGCGCGGTGCTGTGGGACGCGGTCCGCGGCTTCGTGCGCGTCGACGGCGAGGCGATGCCGATCCTCGACCCGGCGCTGTGGCCGTGGGGCGTGACGGCTCTGCTCGTGTTGCTCGTGGCGGAGGCCGCACTCGCGGTCCGCGTGTATCTCGCCGGTCGCTGGACGGTTCCGCTGGCCGTGGTCAACACGGTCCTGGCGGTCGCCTTCGCTGTCCCCGTGATGGTGCTGCTGCTGCAGGGCCGGATCGTGAACCCGGAGTTCGTCCGGTACCTCGTCGAGAGCGGTGCGGAGGATGCCGGAGCGTCCGCCGGCGGGATCGTCGCGACGGTCGCCGTCATCGTCGGCGTCGTGATCGTCGGCGGTGCGCTGTGGGACATCGTGGACGGGTGGCGGAAGGCGCTGTCCGCCCGGTCGCCGGCGCCGGCGGCTCCCCGCCGCGAGGCCGTGCCGAACTAG